In Malus sylvestris chromosome 16, drMalSylv7.2, whole genome shotgun sequence, the following are encoded in one genomic region:
- the LOC126609006 gene encoding alpha-galactosidase 1-like isoform X5 — MEKDGGDRDNAALVTLIVMLLIMAMGVSSASSASAAAASSQLRRNLLANGLGLTPPMGYFTCSKTMPGSLGHEEQDAKTFAAWGIDYLKYDNCYNDESKPTVRFPVMTRALMKAGRPIFYSLCEWGDMHPATWGANVGNSWRTTSDISDTWESMVSRADMNEVYAEFARPGGWNDPDMLEVGNGGMRKDEYIVHFSIWAISKAPLLLGCNVGNITKETMDIIANKEVISVNQADPLGVQAKKVRLQGNREVWAGPLSGYRVALLLVNRSRKRDSFTAHWDDIGIPTNSVVEARNLWEHKTLKARFVGNLTTTLDSHACKMYVLKPVG, encoded by the exons ATGGAGAAGGATGGTGGTGATCGTGATAATGCTGCACTAGTGACGCTGATTGTGATGTTGTTGATAATGGCAATGGGTGTGTCCTCTGCTTCTTCAGCTTCAGCTGCAGCAGCTTCTTCGCAACTCAGACGAAATCTGCTTGCCAACGGACTTGGACTCACTCCTCCCATGGG GTACTTCACTTGCAGCAAAACCATGCCTGGTTCACTTGGCCACGAAGAACAAGATGCCAAAACATTTGCTGCTTGG GGAATTGATTACTTGAAGTATGATAACTGTTATAACGATGAATCCAAGCCAACTGTTAG GTTCCCTGTAATGACCCGAGCTCTGATGAAAGCAGGTCGTCCCATATTCTATTCGCTTTGTGAATG GGGAGATATGCACCCTGCTACATGGGGTGCTAATGTAGGAAATAGCTGGAGAACTACTAGTGACATTTCTGATACATGGGAAAG TATGGTCTCTAGAGCAGACATGAATGAAGTTTATGCTGAATTTGCCAGACCTGGTGGCTGGAATG ATCCCGACATGTTAGAAGTGGGGAATGGAGGAATGAGAAAAGATGAATATATAGTCCATTTTAGCATATGGGCCATTTCTAAG GCTCCCCTTCTTCTCGGTTGCAACGTGGGGAATATCACGAAAGAGACCATGGATATCATTGCAAATAAAGAGGTTATCTCCGTAAACCAAG CAGATCCACTCGGTGTTCAAGCTAAAAAGGTCAGATTACAAGGGAATCGTGAG GTTTGGGCAGGGCCCCTCTCAGGATACAGAGTAGCTTTACTCCTTGTCAACCGAAGCCGTAAGCGAGATTCGTTCACAGCTCACTGGGACGACATTGGGATCCCCACAAACAGTGTTGTTGAAGCAAGAAACCTCTGGGAG CACAAGACATTGAAGGCACGATTTGTTGGAAACTTGACAACCACGCTGGACTCTCATGCATGTAAAATGTATGTTCTGAAGCCGGTGGGCTAG
- the LOC126609006 gene encoding alpha-galactosidase 1-like isoform X1, translated as MEKDGGDRDNAALVTLIVMLLIMAMGVSSASSASAAAASSQLRRNLLANGLGLTPPMGWNSWNHFHCKIDEKVIKATADALVSTGLSKLGYTYVNIGTSLAAKPCLVHLATKNKMPKHLLLGFDIYGIDYLKYDNCYNDESKPTVRFPVMTRALMKAGRPIFYSLCEWGDMHPATWGANVGNSWRTTSDISDTWESMVSRADMNEVYAEFARPGGWNDPDMLEVGNGGMRKDEYIVHFSIWAISKAPLLLGCNVGNITKETMDIIANKEVISVNQADPLGVQAKKVRLQGNREVWAGPLSGYRVALLLVNRSRKRDSFTAHWDDIGIPTNSVVEARNLWEHKTLKARFVGNLTTTLDSHACKMYVLKPVG; from the exons ATGGAGAAGGATGGTGGTGATCGTGATAATGCTGCACTAGTGACGCTGATTGTGATGTTGTTGATAATGGCAATGGGTGTGTCCTCTGCTTCTTCAGCTTCAGCTGCAGCAGCTTCTTCGCAACTCAGACGAAATCTGCTTGCCAACGGACTTGGACTCACTCCTCCCATGGG GTGGAACAGTTGGAATCACTTCCACTGCAAAATCGATGAGAAAGTCATCAAGGCAACCG CCGATGCACTGGTTTCCACCGGTCTCTCTAAACTTGGATATACCTATGTTAACATag GTACTTCACTTGCAGCAAAACCATGCCTGGTTCACTTGGCCACGAAGAACAAGATGCCAAAACATTTGCTGCTTGGGTTCGATATATAT GGAATTGATTACTTGAAGTATGATAACTGTTATAACGATGAATCCAAGCCAACTGTTAG GTTCCCTGTAATGACCCGAGCTCTGATGAAAGCAGGTCGTCCCATATTCTATTCGCTTTGTGAATG GGGAGATATGCACCCTGCTACATGGGGTGCTAATGTAGGAAATAGCTGGAGAACTACTAGTGACATTTCTGATACATGGGAAAG TATGGTCTCTAGAGCAGACATGAATGAAGTTTATGCTGAATTTGCCAGACCTGGTGGCTGGAATG ATCCCGACATGTTAGAAGTGGGGAATGGAGGAATGAGAAAAGATGAATATATAGTCCATTTTAGCATATGGGCCATTTCTAAG GCTCCCCTTCTTCTCGGTTGCAACGTGGGGAATATCACGAAAGAGACCATGGATATCATTGCAAATAAAGAGGTTATCTCCGTAAACCAAG CAGATCCACTCGGTGTTCAAGCTAAAAAGGTCAGATTACAAGGGAATCGTGAG GTTTGGGCAGGGCCCCTCTCAGGATACAGAGTAGCTTTACTCCTTGTCAACCGAAGCCGTAAGCGAGATTCGTTCACAGCTCACTGGGACGACATTGGGATCCCCACAAACAGTGTTGTTGAAGCAAGAAACCTCTGGGAG CACAAGACATTGAAGGCACGATTTGTTGGAAACTTGACAACCACGCTGGACTCTCATGCATGTAAAATGTATGTTCTGAAGCCGGTGGGCTAG
- the LOC126609006 gene encoding alpha-galactosidase 1-like isoform X6 gives MEKDGGDRDNAALVTLIVMLLIMAMGVSSASSASAAAASSQLRRNLLANGLGLTPPMGYFTCSKTMPGSLGHEEQDAKTFAAWGIDYLKYDNCYNDESKPTVRFPVMTRALMKAGRPIFYSLCEWGDMHPATWGANVGNSWRTTSDISDTWESMVSRADMNEVYAEFARPGGWNDPDMLEVGNGGMRKDEYIVHFSIWAISKAPLLLGCNVGNITKETMDIIANKEVISVNQDPLGVQAKKVRLQGNREVWAGPLSGYRVALLLVNRSRKRDSFTAHWDDIGIPTNSVVEARNLWEHKTLKARFVGNLTTTLDSHACKMYVLKPVG, from the exons ATGGAGAAGGATGGTGGTGATCGTGATAATGCTGCACTAGTGACGCTGATTGTGATGTTGTTGATAATGGCAATGGGTGTGTCCTCTGCTTCTTCAGCTTCAGCTGCAGCAGCTTCTTCGCAACTCAGACGAAATCTGCTTGCCAACGGACTTGGACTCACTCCTCCCATGGG GTACTTCACTTGCAGCAAAACCATGCCTGGTTCACTTGGCCACGAAGAACAAGATGCCAAAACATTTGCTGCTTGG GGAATTGATTACTTGAAGTATGATAACTGTTATAACGATGAATCCAAGCCAACTGTTAG GTTCCCTGTAATGACCCGAGCTCTGATGAAAGCAGGTCGTCCCATATTCTATTCGCTTTGTGAATG GGGAGATATGCACCCTGCTACATGGGGTGCTAATGTAGGAAATAGCTGGAGAACTACTAGTGACATTTCTGATACATGGGAAAG TATGGTCTCTAGAGCAGACATGAATGAAGTTTATGCTGAATTTGCCAGACCTGGTGGCTGGAATG ATCCCGACATGTTAGAAGTGGGGAATGGAGGAATGAGAAAAGATGAATATATAGTCCATTTTAGCATATGGGCCATTTCTAAG GCTCCCCTTCTTCTCGGTTGCAACGTGGGGAATATCACGAAAGAGACCATGGATATCATTGCAAATAAAGAGGTTATCTCCGTAAACCAAG ATCCACTCGGTGTTCAAGCTAAAAAGGTCAGATTACAAGGGAATCGTGAG GTTTGGGCAGGGCCCCTCTCAGGATACAGAGTAGCTTTACTCCTTGTCAACCGAAGCCGTAAGCGAGATTCGTTCACAGCTCACTGGGACGACATTGGGATCCCCACAAACAGTGTTGTTGAAGCAAGAAACCTCTGGGAG CACAAGACATTGAAGGCACGATTTGTTGGAAACTTGACAACCACGCTGGACTCTCATGCATGTAAAATGTATGTTCTGAAGCCGGTGGGCTAG
- the LOC126609006 gene encoding alpha-galactosidase 1-like isoform X3 — protein MEKDGGDRDNAALVTLIVMLLIMAMGVSSASSASAAAASSQLRRNLLANGLGLTPPMGWNSWNHFHCKIDEKVIKATADALVSTGLSKLGYTYVNIGTSLAAKPCLVHLATKNKMPKHLLLGFDIYGIDYLKYDNCYNDESKPTVRFPVMTRALMKAGRPIFYSLCEWGDMHPATWGANVGNSWRTTSDISDTWESMVSRADMNEVYAEFARPGGWNDPDMLEVGNGGMRKDEYIVHFSIWAISKAPLLLGCNVGNITKETMDIIANKEVISVNQADPLGVQAKKVRLQGNREVWAGPLSGYRVALLLVNRSRKRDSFTAHWDDIGIPTNSVVEHKTLKARFVGNLTTTLDSHACKMYVLKPVG, from the exons ATGGAGAAGGATGGTGGTGATCGTGATAATGCTGCACTAGTGACGCTGATTGTGATGTTGTTGATAATGGCAATGGGTGTGTCCTCTGCTTCTTCAGCTTCAGCTGCAGCAGCTTCTTCGCAACTCAGACGAAATCTGCTTGCCAACGGACTTGGACTCACTCCTCCCATGGG GTGGAACAGTTGGAATCACTTCCACTGCAAAATCGATGAGAAAGTCATCAAGGCAACCG CCGATGCACTGGTTTCCACCGGTCTCTCTAAACTTGGATATACCTATGTTAACATag GTACTTCACTTGCAGCAAAACCATGCCTGGTTCACTTGGCCACGAAGAACAAGATGCCAAAACATTTGCTGCTTGGGTTCGATATATAT GGAATTGATTACTTGAAGTATGATAACTGTTATAACGATGAATCCAAGCCAACTGTTAG GTTCCCTGTAATGACCCGAGCTCTGATGAAAGCAGGTCGTCCCATATTCTATTCGCTTTGTGAATG GGGAGATATGCACCCTGCTACATGGGGTGCTAATGTAGGAAATAGCTGGAGAACTACTAGTGACATTTCTGATACATGGGAAAG TATGGTCTCTAGAGCAGACATGAATGAAGTTTATGCTGAATTTGCCAGACCTGGTGGCTGGAATG ATCCCGACATGTTAGAAGTGGGGAATGGAGGAATGAGAAAAGATGAATATATAGTCCATTTTAGCATATGGGCCATTTCTAAG GCTCCCCTTCTTCTCGGTTGCAACGTGGGGAATATCACGAAAGAGACCATGGATATCATTGCAAATAAAGAGGTTATCTCCGTAAACCAAG CAGATCCACTCGGTGTTCAAGCTAAAAAGGTCAGATTACAAGGGAATCGTGAG GTTTGGGCAGGGCCCCTCTCAGGATACAGAGTAGCTTTACTCCTTGTCAACCGAAGCCGTAAGCGAGATTCGTTCACAGCTCACTGGGACGACATTGGGATCCCCACAAACAGTGTTGTTGAA CACAAGACATTGAAGGCACGATTTGTTGGAAACTTGACAACCACGCTGGACTCTCATGCATGTAAAATGTATGTTCTGAAGCCGGTGGGCTAG
- the LOC126609006 gene encoding alpha-galactosidase 1-like isoform X2: MEKDGGDRDNAALVTLIVMLLIMAMGVSSASSASAAAASSQLRRNLLANGLGLTPPMGWNSWNHFHCKIDEKVIKATADALVSTGLSKLGYTYVNIGTSLAAKPCLVHLATKNKMPKHLLLGFDIYGIDYLKYDNCYNDESKPTVRFPVMTRALMKAGRPIFYSLCEWGDMHPATWGANVGNSWRTTSDISDTWESMVSRADMNEVYAEFARPGGWNDPDMLEVGNGGMRKDEYIVHFSIWAISKAPLLLGCNVGNITKETMDIIANKEVISVNQDPLGVQAKKVRLQGNREVWAGPLSGYRVALLLVNRSRKRDSFTAHWDDIGIPTNSVVEARNLWEHKTLKARFVGNLTTTLDSHACKMYVLKPVG, translated from the exons ATGGAGAAGGATGGTGGTGATCGTGATAATGCTGCACTAGTGACGCTGATTGTGATGTTGTTGATAATGGCAATGGGTGTGTCCTCTGCTTCTTCAGCTTCAGCTGCAGCAGCTTCTTCGCAACTCAGACGAAATCTGCTTGCCAACGGACTTGGACTCACTCCTCCCATGGG GTGGAACAGTTGGAATCACTTCCACTGCAAAATCGATGAGAAAGTCATCAAGGCAACCG CCGATGCACTGGTTTCCACCGGTCTCTCTAAACTTGGATATACCTATGTTAACATag GTACTTCACTTGCAGCAAAACCATGCCTGGTTCACTTGGCCACGAAGAACAAGATGCCAAAACATTTGCTGCTTGGGTTCGATATATAT GGAATTGATTACTTGAAGTATGATAACTGTTATAACGATGAATCCAAGCCAACTGTTAG GTTCCCTGTAATGACCCGAGCTCTGATGAAAGCAGGTCGTCCCATATTCTATTCGCTTTGTGAATG GGGAGATATGCACCCTGCTACATGGGGTGCTAATGTAGGAAATAGCTGGAGAACTACTAGTGACATTTCTGATACATGGGAAAG TATGGTCTCTAGAGCAGACATGAATGAAGTTTATGCTGAATTTGCCAGACCTGGTGGCTGGAATG ATCCCGACATGTTAGAAGTGGGGAATGGAGGAATGAGAAAAGATGAATATATAGTCCATTTTAGCATATGGGCCATTTCTAAG GCTCCCCTTCTTCTCGGTTGCAACGTGGGGAATATCACGAAAGAGACCATGGATATCATTGCAAATAAAGAGGTTATCTCCGTAAACCAAG ATCCACTCGGTGTTCAAGCTAAAAAGGTCAGATTACAAGGGAATCGTGAG GTTTGGGCAGGGCCCCTCTCAGGATACAGAGTAGCTTTACTCCTTGTCAACCGAAGCCGTAAGCGAGATTCGTTCACAGCTCACTGGGACGACATTGGGATCCCCACAAACAGTGTTGTTGAAGCAAGAAACCTCTGGGAG CACAAGACATTGAAGGCACGATTTGTTGGAAACTTGACAACCACGCTGGACTCTCATGCATGTAAAATGTATGTTCTGAAGCCGGTGGGCTAG
- the LOC126609006 gene encoding alpha-galactosidase 1-like isoform X4: protein MEKDGGDRDNAALVTLIVMLLIMAMGVSSASSASAAAASSQLRRNLLANGLGLTPPMGYFTCSKTMPGSLGHEEQDAKTLQDNTTNSRTSLAAKPCLVHLATKNKMPKHLLLGFDIYGIDYLKYDNCYNDESKPTVRFPVMTRALMKAGRPIFYSLCEWGDMHPATWGANVGNSWRTTSDISDTWESMVSRADMNEVYAEFARPGGWNDPDMLEVGNGGMRKDEYIVHFSIWAISKAPLLLGCNVGNITKETMDIIANKEVISVNQADPLGVQAKKVRLQGNREVWAGPLSGYRVALLLVNRSRKRDSFTAHWDDIGIPTNSVVEARNLWEHKTLKARFVGNLTTTLDSHACKMYVLKPVG, encoded by the exons ATGGAGAAGGATGGTGGTGATCGTGATAATGCTGCACTAGTGACGCTGATTGTGATGTTGTTGATAATGGCAATGGGTGTGTCCTCTGCTTCTTCAGCTTCAGCTGCAGCAGCTTCTTCGCAACTCAGACGAAATCTGCTTGCCAACGGACTTGGACTCACTCCTCCCATGGG GTACTTCACTTGCAGCAAAACCATGCCTGGTTCACTTGGCCACGAAGAACAAGATGCCAAAACATTGCAGGATAACACGACTAACTCTC GTACTTCACTTGCAGCAAAACCATGCCTGGTTCACTTGGCCACGAAGAACAAGATGCCAAAACATTTGCTGCTTGGGTTCGATATATAT GGAATTGATTACTTGAAGTATGATAACTGTTATAACGATGAATCCAAGCCAACTGTTAG GTTCCCTGTAATGACCCGAGCTCTGATGAAAGCAGGTCGTCCCATATTCTATTCGCTTTGTGAATG GGGAGATATGCACCCTGCTACATGGGGTGCTAATGTAGGAAATAGCTGGAGAACTACTAGTGACATTTCTGATACATGGGAAAG TATGGTCTCTAGAGCAGACATGAATGAAGTTTATGCTGAATTTGCCAGACCTGGTGGCTGGAATG ATCCCGACATGTTAGAAGTGGGGAATGGAGGAATGAGAAAAGATGAATATATAGTCCATTTTAGCATATGGGCCATTTCTAAG GCTCCCCTTCTTCTCGGTTGCAACGTGGGGAATATCACGAAAGAGACCATGGATATCATTGCAAATAAAGAGGTTATCTCCGTAAACCAAG CAGATCCACTCGGTGTTCAAGCTAAAAAGGTCAGATTACAAGGGAATCGTGAG GTTTGGGCAGGGCCCCTCTCAGGATACAGAGTAGCTTTACTCCTTGTCAACCGAAGCCGTAAGCGAGATTCGTTCACAGCTCACTGGGACGACATTGGGATCCCCACAAACAGTGTTGTTGAAGCAAGAAACCTCTGGGAG CACAAGACATTGAAGGCACGATTTGTTGGAAACTTGACAACCACGCTGGACTCTCATGCATGTAAAATGTATGTTCTGAAGCCGGTGGGCTAG
- the LOC126609006 gene encoding alpha-galactosidase 1-like isoform X8: MPGSLGHEEQDAKTLQDNTTNSRTSLAAKPCLVHLATKNKMPKHLLLGFDIYGIDYLKYDNCYNDESKPTVRFPVMTRALMKAGRPIFYSLCEWGDMHPATWGANVGNSWRTTSDISDTWESMVSRADMNEVYAEFARPGGWNDPDMLEVGNGGMRKDEYIVHFSIWAISKAPLLLGCNVGNITKETMDIIANKEVISVNQADPLGVQAKKVRLQGNREVWAGPLSGYRVALLLVNRSRKRDSFTAHWDDIGIPTNSVVEARNLWEHKTLKARFVGNLTTTLDSHACKMYVLKPVG; the protein is encoded by the exons ATGCCTGGTTCACTTGGCCACGAAGAACAAGATGCCAAAACATTGCAGGATAACACGACTAACTCTC GTACTTCACTTGCAGCAAAACCATGCCTGGTTCACTTGGCCACGAAGAACAAGATGCCAAAACATTTGCTGCTTGGGTTCGATATATAT GGAATTGATTACTTGAAGTATGATAACTGTTATAACGATGAATCCAAGCCAACTGTTAG GTTCCCTGTAATGACCCGAGCTCTGATGAAAGCAGGTCGTCCCATATTCTATTCGCTTTGTGAATG GGGAGATATGCACCCTGCTACATGGGGTGCTAATGTAGGAAATAGCTGGAGAACTACTAGTGACATTTCTGATACATGGGAAAG TATGGTCTCTAGAGCAGACATGAATGAAGTTTATGCTGAATTTGCCAGACCTGGTGGCTGGAATG ATCCCGACATGTTAGAAGTGGGGAATGGAGGAATGAGAAAAGATGAATATATAGTCCATTTTAGCATATGGGCCATTTCTAAG GCTCCCCTTCTTCTCGGTTGCAACGTGGGGAATATCACGAAAGAGACCATGGATATCATTGCAAATAAAGAGGTTATCTCCGTAAACCAAG CAGATCCACTCGGTGTTCAAGCTAAAAAGGTCAGATTACAAGGGAATCGTGAG GTTTGGGCAGGGCCCCTCTCAGGATACAGAGTAGCTTTACTCCTTGTCAACCGAAGCCGTAAGCGAGATTCGTTCACAGCTCACTGGGACGACATTGGGATCCCCACAAACAGTGTTGTTGAAGCAAGAAACCTCTGGGAG CACAAGACATTGAAGGCACGATTTGTTGGAAACTTGACAACCACGCTGGACTCTCATGCATGTAAAATGTATGTTCTGAAGCCGGTGGGCTAG
- the LOC126609006 gene encoding alpha-galactosidase 1-like isoform X7, whose protein sequence is MRYFTCSKTMPGSLGHEEQDAKTLQDNTTNSRTSLAAKPCLVHLATKNKMPKHLLLGFDIYGIDYLKYDNCYNDESKPTVRFPVMTRALMKAGRPIFYSLCEWGDMHPATWGANVGNSWRTTSDISDTWESMVSRADMNEVYAEFARPGGWNDPDMLEVGNGGMRKDEYIVHFSIWAISKAPLLLGCNVGNITKETMDIIANKEVISVNQADPLGVQAKKVRLQGNREVWAGPLSGYRVALLLVNRSRKRDSFTAHWDDIGIPTNSVVEARNLWEHKTLKARFVGNLTTTLDSHACKMYVLKPVG, encoded by the exons ATGCG GTACTTCACTTGCAGCAAAACCATGCCTGGTTCACTTGGCCACGAAGAACAAGATGCCAAAACATTGCAGGATAACACGACTAACTCTC GTACTTCACTTGCAGCAAAACCATGCCTGGTTCACTTGGCCACGAAGAACAAGATGCCAAAACATTTGCTGCTTGGGTTCGATATATAT GGAATTGATTACTTGAAGTATGATAACTGTTATAACGATGAATCCAAGCCAACTGTTAG GTTCCCTGTAATGACCCGAGCTCTGATGAAAGCAGGTCGTCCCATATTCTATTCGCTTTGTGAATG GGGAGATATGCACCCTGCTACATGGGGTGCTAATGTAGGAAATAGCTGGAGAACTACTAGTGACATTTCTGATACATGGGAAAG TATGGTCTCTAGAGCAGACATGAATGAAGTTTATGCTGAATTTGCCAGACCTGGTGGCTGGAATG ATCCCGACATGTTAGAAGTGGGGAATGGAGGAATGAGAAAAGATGAATATATAGTCCATTTTAGCATATGGGCCATTTCTAAG GCTCCCCTTCTTCTCGGTTGCAACGTGGGGAATATCACGAAAGAGACCATGGATATCATTGCAAATAAAGAGGTTATCTCCGTAAACCAAG CAGATCCACTCGGTGTTCAAGCTAAAAAGGTCAGATTACAAGGGAATCGTGAG GTTTGGGCAGGGCCCCTCTCAGGATACAGAGTAGCTTTACTCCTTGTCAACCGAAGCCGTAAGCGAGATTCGTTCACAGCTCACTGGGACGACATTGGGATCCCCACAAACAGTGTTGTTGAAGCAAGAAACCTCTGGGAG CACAAGACATTGAAGGCACGATTTGTTGGAAACTTGACAACCACGCTGGACTCTCATGCATGTAAAATGTATGTTCTGAAGCCGGTGGGCTAG